AAGGTCTCCCATGCTCAGAAccaatattattctttttaaatttaagtatttattgatAGGACTTCTTGGTCATAGATTCttactttaaataattattgtgaCTTGAAAATCATGTGTTTCTTTCgcttctctcttctttttcctagGTGGGGGTTGCTGAACTTAAAGTTGCAGTTGAAAGAACCGGTGGGCTTGTTGTGCTTGCAGAGAGCTTTGGTCATTCGGTATTTAAGGACTCACTTAGGCGTGTTTTTCAGTCAAGTGACTGTGACCTTGGACTATCATCAAAGTAAGAGTTCATCTATCTCCTTAAGTTCTGTTTTTATTTCATCTGAAGCTTCAATTCTAGGGTTTTCTATGTGAACTGAATAAACTGAACCgaattactttaaaaattgTAAACCGAATGGAAATCCTATATAACCGAATTGAAGTGTTGAACTTTTAACCAagaatagtaaaataaaattaaaaaagctCATTGTAagtttattcaatttttttttttggttttaaattgaatcactaatttttattttttgtataccaaattaatttataatgcaattgaatttgtttcatagactaataaaatatcttaaaagtatatatatttttgcataaataatgaaaactaatatttatctttaagtTTAAAAACCACAATTTTATGTAactgaaagaaagaaactaattaattacattaaataaaattggtaGGACAATACTCTGATACAATTTGATATGTACAaagtatatttaattaaactgaacaagaaaaaaaaaagtttcaaaAGTTGTACCCTTCCCAAATTGAACCAGGCACATTTGAAGGAAGAATGAAGGCACTTTCCACTAGGCTATTTacatttaattgttaattattcGGTAGAGTTGTACATATCCAATAAATGGGTCAGTTCGGTTTATACAGTTTTACCTTCATAAAAACCGAACTTAACCGCTATCTCcaaaaaatctcaaaattaaAACGGTAAACTGAACCGAATAAGCATGGATACTTAAACCAACATAAGTGGAAAAGCCGATTTTGAAGATCAAGCATGCACCAAGGCCCTTGAGCCCTATTAGCACAAGGCTTTGAGCTTTGAAAGAGAAGACGGTTGCTCGATATTGTACCATTTAGAAGGTGATTGCAAAGGGTTCGACAAGTGAAAACCAagtcaaatttattatttggttcGGCTTTCAATTTTAGCGGAATAGTGCATATATCTATGCAATTCTATGtctatatttgtttttataataaatattttatcttttaaatgaattgatgaatattttacttatgatttgtatttattaagCTCTTTTAGGCTCGATTAAGCTCGAATTTGTTTTGTAAATTCAGTTCAAGTTCGGTTCAATAATAAACAAGCCAAACTCAAGCTAATCAAAGCTCGGCTTGGCTTGGTTTTTTATAGCCCTAAAAAAGATGATGGTATTCGGCTCCTTTTGTTTCATAGAAAATGACTTGTTTATGGAAAATGCTTCAGGAAAGCATGTTCTCAAAATGACTTTTCTTCAGTTGTTTGGTTGCAATTCCAAAAATCAGTTTAAAATCATATTCTAGCATTTAGGGTATATTGGATAATGTTTTTCCACTAGATTAGGCTGTGAAAATGTTTGATCTACTTTAACGTCACATTTCTATACTTTAATTGAAAGATGAGAGAACAAGACAagcacacacatatatatatatataaggtaATTGTGGCTGTCATTAGTGACCCTGTGATAGTTATGGATGATGACAGTAGTTGTTAGAGTAAGGGCTATGTATCTAGCAGTTCCCTTATAGGCTCCTTCTGTATCAATATGTGAAATATGATTTCTGTTTATAGGAAGCTCTGTTCTTAGAAATGGTTTAGTTTTCCCCTTGATCTGAAAAAGATTTTGCCTTCCCTTGACTAATTTTTATGAGTGCCCTAAACTCAGGAAAATACATAAAATGCTACATCCAAGAAATGAATATTTACTGCAAAGCTAATGGAATCTTCATAACTGTATGGTTTACACATTATCTCATGCATTCTATTACTAATTATACTTATTAACAAAGCTGTAGTACTATCTTAATAATTTTCCTCCTGTTGTGCATGTAGTGgcatatttgaaataaattgtTCAAAGGATGTCAAAGTTCAAGGGATTATCGGTCCTTGTGCATCACTCGAAAAGGTATATCTAGCAGAATTGGAAACAAATGGTCCCTCCTTTTACACCATTCACCACTTGACAATGACTCTATGCAGAAAGGTCCTTTGTGCTCCGATACTGTCGTTGGCCAGGGAAATACCAGTGCATGGAAGATGTGTGGGCTAGACAAAGCTACAactttatgtataatttttgaaattgtgaAGAAGGACAATCTAGATGCTACTGTTCAACCTACAAGCAATCAATTTTACTTCCAATTTTTAACTTAGTATGAACTCCAAGCCTAGCTTTCTTGAGTGGCTCATTTGACCTGTTATATGCTTAACAAACATGGAATAATCTTTGGCTTACAACTGACATTTTGCTGCAGTTACCAGCATAGCAATGGTCAAATGAGACTTCGTGTCACAACCCTTTCGAGGAGATGGGTCGCTGGATCTGGAAGTATACAGGCAAGctcttttttgtcttttcttttttttttttggacaGAGCTCTTCTGTCTACTTGTATGAATTTCTGCTTGCACTTAAAAGATATCAGAAAAATAGTGTGTACCCACTGCTTTTGGTAGTTGGGATTTTGTTTTTtactttacttttttattcattCAAAAGTTAAGATATAATATGCTAGTTCCAAAATTATAACCAATGGTTATTTCAAATCTCAGCAGCTATACATGTGATTTTACTAGACAATTAACATGtaatgttatcaaccattagCCACAAGCTATCAACCTCACCAAACCAAGTGGTGCCTGAAGTAATTCACCACCTCCATTCATTTTACCAATAGAAATGGGTACTGTAAGCAGATTGTCTGAATTGAGACTTACATTCTTAAAAActttcaatatgaaaaaaatattagattgtTCATCTCTTGAAGATTGCGAGGTgattcattttttatgattgaaaTAATCCTTGTGATTTATGAATTCTTAAtctatgaaagaaaaagatcttttttatttgtactttttatattattataattgtgTTTTTTTCCTTGGTAGCATTTGTCTTCCTTCTTCTAATCTGTTTTGAAATGCTTTAGGATTTGATTGCTGGATTTGACCAAGAAGCAGCTGCGGTAGCCATGGCGCGCCTAGTTTCTTTCAAAATGGAGATTGAGGTAACAAAACAAAACTCGTATGGCCTTCTATTATATTCATATCTAAGCTTAATGGGTCCTAGAGTTCCTACTACACCATGCTCCAACTTTTATGTTGATGGCTGAAATCCTTTGGATGGAATTAATGATCTCTCTATATCATACACATGCACAGACACACCTATAACTGTGggaaaaataacaaacaaaattttaattgaagcGGCATAAAAGGGTAGAGGGGGAGATTGTAAAGTCATGCATAATGGTTCTTCTCATGCAGGCTGACTATGACCCGATAAGATGGCTAGATAAAGCTTTAATACATCTATGTTCGCGGTTTGGAGATTACCAGAAGGATAGTCCATCTTCATTCAGCTTATCTCCTCGGCTTTCAATATTCCCTCAATTCATGTTTAATTTACGGCGTTCACAATTTGTTCAGGTAGATCAATATTGAGATTGGGGAGGGGGGGGAGTAAAAAGCAATTTTTGCTCAAAAGTACCTTTGTGTTTGGTTAAAAATCAAAACTCCAAACCTAAGTTCAAGAGAAGCAATTTTGACGTTTTTCTCAAACTGAGTTCTTGGGAGCATGGAAAAGCAAAGTCTGGATggaaaaaaaactatattacTTTTGGACATAACGCAATGGTGTCATCAAATTAGacttatacttttttttcatttccatattgtttaatgtattttcaaatttaaaataaaattctaaggAAAAGTACAAAAAAAGTGTCATGGTttcattttagaatattttgtgttatatatatatataggtataTGGTGACAAttggtaaaaataaatattctaccGTTAAAGTCTCTGGTTTGCAAAGATCCAATTGTTTTCGCTCTGATCAACCATCATTATTTGATTGTCAAATCGCGGTGAAGAAACCACTGCTCTGATGACGCCGATCTGATAGGCAAATAACGATCTCAGAAACTGTTAAGCTCCATGCTCAGGTTTCCAGACACGAAGGTTAATCGGAGTGAAGATAATTAGATCCTTGTGAACTGGAGATTCTAATGgcaaaatatctatttttactaatgaatTATCACTGCacatcttttttaatttaaaaaaggcACATGTAGAAATTTGTCACAAAGTGAAACcatacaatatttttttgtactttttcctaaattctgtctaaaaatttttattaataaaataatttaaaaaatagatagaacaaatttgttctttttattttttgtaattaactTATTCTATCAATGTAGTTTTTtaaggatttttattttaatggtcAAGTTTTGATTCTTTTGATTGTCTTGTTTCATTTATCATGTTTtatatgtgtaattttattttaactttcaagagctcattttattttcttatcttaaatttaaataatgtgATGTCCTTTTAAGTCATCATTTCAAACAAGTTAGCTTTATCATCTTAATCAATTTAACTCAATTCTATATAGTTTGTTATTAACCATgagaaatttgataattataaaaaagaaattcttaatttcttatacAAAGAATCACCAAATATTTCATCTATAGAGACATTTGTCTCTTTTTTGGTAATTTAGTTATAACAGCACTTTGAACAGCAAATTTACCAAACACAGAACAGACTATCTATTTTACTTaacaagtttatattttattgccAAACAAGTATACAAGTTTTCTCGCCAGTGCTTTTGGAAACAACAGCATTTAACAGCAATGCCAAATAAACCCATGATCAGTTATGCGCATcaataaagttttaaattaagtTGAAATACTCATGAATTCTTATTCATGAAATTCTTACAGGTCTTCAACAACAGCCCAGATGAGACAGCATACTTCAGAGTCATACTCAATCGAGAAAATGTTGCCAATTCTGTTGTGATGATACAACCTTCATTGATTTCTTACTCATTTCATTCAGTACCAGGGCCAGCTCTTCTTGATGTGGCTGCCATTGCAGCTGATAGGATCCTGCTTTTGGACTCTTATTTCACTGTTGTTATCTTCCATGGTGCAACTATTGCTCAGTGGCGAAAAGCTGGCTACCATAATCAACCAGAACATCAGGTAGCTTATTAagatctaaatataaaaataaaaaatgaattgaaaaaaaaaattctctgTTTTTAGTTTCTATAAATGCTCTTCTTTGCTGAATCTTGAGATATGACATGTCAATTCCTAACAGTGAACCAACTGATTTGTGTATATATGCAAAAACCTTTCACATTATTATAGTGGATCCtcaaaaaggagaaacctgaagtttgtaaaataaaatttatgtttcgACTCTCTTGTATCAAAACTTTGGCTCAAACACAAAAGTATTATACATGCTTTTTCGAAAACCTAAGGTCCAAATACTTTGTTCCATTATGCGCTGGTTGTAGAGGATGCGTTTGGTGTTTGGATCTTATCTCTGTCAATGATTTAGTCGATCTGGAATAATTGGTTGATAAAACATGCAATTAAAGATTAGTGTACTCAAAAAATCATTCATTTCATTATGAAATAGTCACACTgtataaataagaattgatAGTATGAGTATTTACTTCCTAGGGAACTAAAGGATTCAATGTGTAGatcttttttatcaaaagtttCAATATATACATACAGAAGCCATTTGCGGTGGAAAATGCAAGAACACTTGAagagaatttattttcttacctATTTTTTAACCAGGAAAATGTTTTCTCCACCTAACTAGTTTTGTTTCTTGCTTATGTTTTGTCTAACTTAGCAATATCAGTTTTTTTTCTATAGTTTGGAAGTTACAATGGGTTcagttttaatattagaagGAGTGTTTTATTTAAGGACAAAAACTGTTCTCTATGATGGGACACTAGCTTACTAGTTAATGCACAAGATAATAACTACCATCTGAAATTCCCTTCATAACTTTACATGATATGTCACATGCTTGAAATTAGGAGTGGCTTACTAACTGATTATGCCCATAAAGTATAACAAAAATTTGCTTTTGAGTCAATGAGTCTTAGTTTTGTACTGTTACATGTTTCCCCTAGACCTTCAGAAAGTTGTCGCCTTTTTACTGGGATCTGAGACCTTGTTCTTGCAGGCATTTGCCCAATTGCTGCAAGCTCCTCGTGATGATGCAGATGCAATAATCAAGGAAAGGTTTCCAGTTCCTCGATTAGTGGTTTGCGATCAACATGGTTCACAGGTGATCAACCAAGGCTTACCCTCTGCATTGGTACACAATTTGTATTCGTATAAAGCCAACTAATTCATTGCATTAATGCAGGCTCGTTTTCTTCTAGCAAAATTAAACCCTTCTGCTACATACAACACTGATGCTCCTCTTCCAGGCGGAGATATCTTATTTACGGATGATGTGAGCTTTGAGGTCTTCTTGGATCATCTCCAGAGACTAGCTGTTCAATAAATCTCACTTGATATTTGCAATTTTGAAAACCTTATTTGACATTTTTGTACAGTAAGTATACAAGTTATTTTAGTCTTTCTTCTGTTCCAGTTCTAATTactatagaaaatatatatacacatatatacttatatatattcCGATTGATGACATTCTAGGTCATATTGTGTCTGAGAATTCGTCATTGTAGTATAACCCAATTGCAATACAACCATGACCTAATTGTTTGATAATAAGCTATTACGTAGATAAAATGCAAAGTTTTTTGTGCCAATAGACCCTGTTcagtttttaatttactttaggaaagttttttttcttagaaaaaagaaatgcttGTAGTTTGGTGTCCTTtcactttgaaatttttttttggtgaCATTTTGGTTCCttgtgtgtttttttttttttaattttaacattttggTGCCTGGTTAACTAATTTGAACAATTTCTATAATGTAGACGTTCATTAACGCAGTTGTTTCCTAAGTATTTAGGCATCTAATTAACTACTA
The Ricinus communis isolate WT05 ecotype wild-type chromosome 1, ASM1957865v1, whole genome shotgun sequence DNA segment above includes these coding regions:
- the LOC8266694 gene encoding protein transport protein SEC23 isoform X1, whose product is MAEFMDLEAQDGVRMPWNVLPGSKQEASNCVVPVSAIYTPIKPFPNMPVLPYAPLRCRTCRSVLNPFSIVDFAAKIWICPFCFQRNHFPPHYGSISDDNLPAELFPQYTTIEYETPGEKFSYSSVFMFVVDTCIIEEEMAFLKSALSQAIDLLPDNSLVGLITFGTLVHVHELGFGQIPKTYVFRGSKDVSKDQLLDQMGFFLKKPKPPTGVIAGARDGLSSESISRFLLPASECEFTLNSVLEELQKDPWPIPPDHRAARCTSTAISVAASLLGACVPGCGARIMAFIGGPSTEGLGAIVSKNLSEPIRSHKDLDKDTAPHFHKAVKFYEGLAKQLVHQGHVLDLFACALDQVGVAELKVAVERTGGLVVLAESFGHSVFKDSLRRVFQSSDCDLGLSSNGIFEINCSKDVKVQGIIGPCASLEKKGPLCSDTVVGQGNTSAWKMCGLDKATTLCIIFEIVKKDNLDATVQPTSNQFYFQFLTYYQHSNGQMRLRVTTLSRRWVAGSGSIQDLIAGFDQEAAAVAMARLVSFKMEIEADYDPIRWLDKALIHLCSRFGDYQKDSPSSFSLSPRLSIFPQFMFNLRRSQFVQVFNNSPDETAYFRVILNRENVANSVVMIQPSLISYSFHSVPGPALLDVAAIAADRILLLDSYFTVVIFHGATIAQWRKAGYHNQPEHQAFAQLLQAPRDDADAIIKERFPVPRLVVCDQHGSQARFLLAKLNPSATYNTDAPLPGGDILFTDDVSFEVFLDHLQRLAVQ
- the LOC8266694 gene encoding protein transport protein SEC23 isoform X2, whose translation is MAEFMDLEAQDGVRMPWNVLPGSKQEASNCVVPVSAIYTPIKPFPNMPVLPYAPLRCRTCRSVLNPFSIVDFAAKIWICPFCFQRNHFPPHYGSISDDNLPAELFPQYTTIEYETPGEKFSYSSVFMFVVDTCIIEEEMAFLKSALSQAIDLLPDNSLVGLITFGTLVHVHELGFGQIPKTYVFRGSKDVSKDQLLDQMGFFLKKPKPPTGVIAGARDGLSSESISRFLLPASECEFTLNSVLEELQKDPWPIPPDHRAARCTSTAISVAASLLGACVPGCGARIMAFIGGPSTEGLGAIVSKNLSEPIRSHKDLDKDTAPHFHKAVKFYEGLAKQLVHQGHVLDLFACALDQVGVAELKVAVERTGGLVVLAESFGHSVFKDSLRRVFQSSDCDLGLSSNGIFEINCSKDVKVQGIIGPCASLEKKGPLCSDTVVGQGNTSAWKMCGLDKATTLCIIFEIVKKDNLDATVQPTSNQFYFQFLTYYQHSNGQMRLRVTTLSRRWVAGSGSIQDLIAGFDQEAAAVAMARLVSFKMEIEVFNNSPDETAYFRVILNRENVANSVVMIQPSLISYSFHSVPGPALLDVAAIAADRILLLDSYFTVVIFHGATIAQWRKAGYHNQPEHQAFAQLLQAPRDDADAIIKERFPVPRLVVCDQHGSQARFLLAKLNPSATYNTDAPLPGGDILFTDDVSFEVFLDHLQRLAVQ